Proteins from one Elephas maximus indicus isolate mEleMax1 chromosome 12, mEleMax1 primary haplotype, whole genome shotgun sequence genomic window:
- the TVP23A gene encoding Golgi apparatus membrane protein TVP23 homolog A isoform X2 encodes MSPWLTLFLLGRHPLATFFHLFFRVSAIVTYICCDWFSKSFVGCFVTVLLLLSLDFWSVKNVTGRLMVGLRWWNQIDEDGKSHWIFEARKVSSNNITATEAEARILWLGLIICPMIWIVFFFSTLFSLKLKWLALVIAGISLQAANLYGYILCKMGGDSDISRVTSSFLSQTVLQTVSYWGLIPGSLHARPSNKAGLLATTVFNVLHIGQAAGKRCLKNY; translated from the exons ATGTCCCCTTGGCTCACGCTCTTCCTTCTGGGCAG GCACCCCTTGGCCACCTTTTTCCACCTGTTCTTCCGAGTGAGTGCAATTGTCACTTACATATGCTGTGACTGGTTCAGCAAAAGCTTTGTGGGCTGCTTTGTCACTGTGCTGCTCCTTCTGTCCTTGGACTTCTGGTCTGTGAAG AATGTAACTGGAAGACTCATGGTGGGCCTTCGATGGTGGAATCAGATAGATGAAGATGGGAAAAGTCACTGGATATTTGAAGCCAGAAAG GTCTCTTCTAATAATATCACTGCCACAGAAGCTGAGGCTCGGATCTTGTGGCTCGGTCTCATTATTTGCCCCATGATTTGGATTGTATTCTTTTTTAGCACCTTATTTTCCTTGAAGCTAAAGTGGCTG GCCCTTGTGATCGCTGGGATTTCCCTCCAAGCCGCCAACCTGTATGGTTACATTCTTTGTAAGATGGGAGGTGACAGTGACATCAGCAGAGTCACATCCAGCTTTCTGTCCCAGACAGTGCTCCAGACGGTGAGTTACTGGGGTCTGATTCCTGGATCCCTACACGCCAGGCCCTCAAACAAAGCAGGCCTATTGGCAACTACAGTGTTTAATGTTCTCCACATTGGCCAGGCTGCTGGTAAGagatgtttaaaaaattattga